The following is a genomic window from Solanum lycopersicum chromosome 6, SLM_r2.1.
TAATATAAGAAATCCaccttctttcttctttacttCAAGGTTCAGACTCCTGCCAACTTCCACAAGTTTGGATATGATGACTGGGACAGGTTCCACTGATGTAAAAAGCAGCTCCTCCTTTTGATCATTGTTTATGAATAAACCAGACAAATTAAACTGGCAGAGGATATTAAATGCACTAAAGATTGCAGGTTTTATCAACTCTAATTTGGTGTCGGAGGAAGAGGTACTATTCTCCGAATTTGAACTGGAAACAGCATTACCATCTGCAATAACATTTTGGTTCACTACTTGTTTAGTTCCCACATGTCTAGATTCCAATCCTTTCTTAAACCAGGAGCTTTCCTTAATTTTGGCGATTGAAATCCTTTTACGAGGGTTTGGGTCGAAGATCCTAGAGAGAAGTTTACGCACTTCTAGAGGGAACCAATTAGGGCATTTGTACTCTGCCCTGCATATCTTCCTATACAGATTCATAAGATTTAAGTCATAGAATGGAAGATAACCAGCCAACAAGACAAATAAAATCACCCCACAAGACCAGATGTCAGCTTTAGCACCCTCATATCCTTTTCTACCAATCACCTCGGGAGCAACATATGCTGGTGTACCACAGGTTGTGTGGAGTAACCCATCTTGTCGCTTAGACTCTGCTAATGCACTCAAACCAAAGTCTGAGACCTTTAGGTTTCCATTCTCATCCAGTAGGAGATTTTCCGGTTTGAGATCACGGTGATAAACACCTCGGCTGTGGCAAAATTCAACTGCATTGATCAGTTGCTGAAACAACTTTCTAGCAACATCTTCTGTGAGCCTCCCCTTTGTCAGTTTGTTGAAAAGCTCGCCACCTTTGGCATGTTCGATCACAAAGTAAATCTTACTCTTGGTTGCCATGACCTCGTATAGCTGCACAACATGTCGATGTTTGACCATTGCCATAACGGATATCTCTCGTTTCGTCTGTTCAGTCAATTCAGCTTTCTGAACCTTCTCTTTATCAATTACTTTAATGGCTACAGTTTGTCCGCTTTCCAGATCCCTTCCATAATAAACCTTACCAAAGTTGCCTTGACCTAATAATCTCCCCAATTCATATTTTTGCATCACTACATTTCCATTTTTCACCATTTTCAACAAACAATCCTACTAATTTATACTATAAGTAACACTCCTGCTGATATGATAATTTTCTATTTACAGGCACGAAACCTTGTTTCAGAGTTCAACCGTCTGCAACAAGGCCGTGCTTCAGTAGCACAACATTCTTAATTACTGTTACTTCATCGTGCATCTGGCACGAGAACTTAAATGCTCTATGAGCTGCAAATTTGAAATCATGATGTAGAAAACAGAATAACCCCAATGCAGATGGAAACTCAGAGGCTTCTAAGAGCCGAGAGCTGTTGTTTCACCCCATCTATCATGTCACAGAGCTCTGAAAATCACAAGATAAGAAAAGAGAGACTCAAAACTACAGCTTACTATTTATTAACTTAAACGCAAAAGCAAAACTAGAGAtactaaacaaaaacaatatatCCGACAAGTGTAGGGAGGGCACAGCGTACACAAATCTTACCCTTACCTTGGGAGGCAGACAAGAAAACCATTCCCAAATAACAAGTAATAGTAAAAGAGGAAATGAAAAGAACTCATTTGGAAATGTTCAAAAAAGTATATACATCACAAATGCAGGTTAAACAAGATAAATGTTACTTCCATTCAAATAACTACAAAATTCAAACAGAAGATCCGTTTCTGAATCTAAAATTAGATTCTTTGTATCTTGATTTTGGTCCACCATTTCATCATCAAATCgggccaaaaaaaaaagaagcaaaaccAATTGAATTTCCCCTTCTTTACCAgaaaagggttttttttttcaagatataACAAAAGCTTCTCCAATCAAATCGATAACTAGAATTTAAACGAAAACGAAATCACAGACGAAACACTTCTTCACACAacatttaccaaaaaaaatcaaattctcTACCAtgaaataatcaaaattcacaAACGAATCGAAATTGAACTTAAATGGGTTTAAGAAAAAACCTGAATACAAGTAGAGACGATCCAAGGAGAAAAATGTTTGATTTGGTGAAGCTccctttatatttatatatatatacattaaagtTGTGACTAATTAATTTGTAATGTTCAGATTTTGTTGCCTTCATAAAAAATAGCAAGTAATTGTCTGTAAAGTGAAAAGTTGGTAAGCTGACAAAATATAACAATTGTATCTAGACACGTATGACACATCTGTACGGAACACGcagaattatttgaaaataaatattaaaaacgCTCCTACTCTCCTTTagatataaattattaacagttttaaaattattaaccattttaaaaACGCTTAAAAAATTTCCCACTTTTCTCtaaactttaatttttgaaaaccCTTCAAAGAAATTTCCTccgctttttttttcttctaaacttcatTTTGCATCGAAGACGCAAACTTAGGCCCCATCATTACCCTTTCTATTgataagttttaaattattatatatccaATATCACAATGTTTTGAACTTATGTTAACCTAGAAAAATACTttaacttttagaaaaaataaaaagcgATAAACATATATTCACATTATTTAAGATATAGTGTGATATACTACATACTTTTGATACATGTattctttattttgatatattgatatagtatctttgaataaattttttaattattttgaactttttttatttttattagagtttGGAAAAATCGTATtcgaataagaagaaagaattcaaattatgtgtttttcatttttgtaaAAAGATACAAATGTACGGTGACACAAATTTTCTCCTATATTTATtggattttgttgttttaaaagatTATTATGCAATTTTCTCCTTAATCATTCAGTGTATCACACGTCATTTCTTATGAAAAAGTAGCTACGTTAGGTATTTACCAGGAAACCGCTATATATTTGGTACTTATGCACCAAACTATCGTTGTTTGCCAAACAATCTCTGAAAATATGAAGAACATTATACAATTTAAAGGCAGGTCTAACTGATAtttgaatcaaaattaaaatttaagcgATAGTCATGATTGTAAATATAATGTAGAATCAGTCGTacgttaaaatttttaatatcacatctgggtttaccccctaaacgtaaccggcgtcgttgtCCTCTTTGacgactaagactagc
Proteins encoded in this region:
- the LOC101259941 gene encoding CBL-interacting protein kinase 18, whose amino-acid sequence is MVKNGNVVMQKYELGRLLGQGNFGKVYYGRDLESGQTVAIKVIDKEKVQKAELTEQTKREISVMAMVKHRHVVQLYEVMATKSKIYFVIEHAKGGELFNKLTKGRLTEDVARKLFQQLINAVEFCHSRGVYHRDLKPENLLLDENGNLKVSDFGLSALAESKRQDGLLHTTCGTPAYVAPEVIGRKGYEGAKADIWSCGVILFVLLAGYLPFYDLNLMNLYRKICRAEYKCPNWFPLEVRKLLSRIFDPNPRKRISIAKIKESSWFKKGLESRHVGTKQVVNQNVIADGNAVSSSNSENSTSSSDTKLELIKPAIFSAFNILCQFNLSGLFINNDQKEELLFTSVEPVPVIISKLVEVGRSLNLEVKKKEGGFLILEGLNESRYETLCIGVQIFEISVSNYFIELSRSSGDVIDYQNMLTQTIRPALEEIVLAWLGVQSYQ